The following coding sequences are from one Dermacentor andersoni chromosome 5, qqDerAnde1_hic_scaffold, whole genome shotgun sequence window:
- the LOC126530826 gene encoding probable cytochrome P450 49a1 yields the protein MKRLIRTLATRAAASKARFNTTSTVNGSIPDSSSTKWKPFREIPRIPALPVIGSSWIYSRCFRNRHPDERHKVSMEMYRKYGPIYVERLQGRYSLVHIVKGTDIRKLHQEEGREPFRLGATPLKHFRTSRPEYYADAGLLNLQGKKWHRVRSSTQPHTLKVGRTMAYVPAMHRISDEALTLIDEVMDKNGEVKNCFRILQQWALESIASVTADIRLRCLKDPLDPTSDGAAILEDIKVAFTSIQKLGYRFPYFHYLRTPTWRRFEKAMDDFTERTYRLIEEAARRMECQKLETESTVLRSLLLEKKLTFGEIFTFTSDFILSGVDTTAFATTCLLFQLAKNGEAQKKARDEILNATRENSGLIAPEQIEKMLFLKACLRESLRLNPPAPGIYRILERDVVLSGYVVSAGVPIFVDYYVAGRIKENFSHPELFLPERWLKEQPENLHHDRYASLPFSFGPRMCPGRTTAELHACLLVAKILLKYEVHCEKEDIGFHGRLGNVPNDSVDFSFKNVSTPAVSKMA from the exons ATGAAGCGCCTAATACGAACTCTTGCTACTCGGGCAGCTGCTTCGAAAGCGAGATTTAATACCACAAGCACTGTCAATGGAAGTATTCCTGATAGTTCATCCACGAAGTGGAAGCCTTTCCGAGAAATACCCAGAATTCCAGCGCTACCAGTGATCGGAAGTTCATGGATATACTCACGCTGTTTCC GGAATCGCCACCCCGACGAAAGACACAAGGTCTCCATGGAAATGTACCGGAAGTACGGGCCCATTTATGTCGAGAGGCTACAGGGGCGGTACTCGCTGGTGCACATCGTCAAAGGCACGGACATACGGAAACTACACCAGGAAGAAGGCAGGGAGCCATTCAGGTTGGGAGCGACGCCCTTGAAGCACTTCCGTACGTCCAGGCCCGAGTACTACGCCGACGCCGGTCTTCTAAATCT CCAAGGTAAAAAGTGGCACAGGGTCCGGTCGAGCACGCAGCCACACACGCTGAAAGTTGGAAGGACAATGGCATACGTGCCCGCCATGCACAGAATCTCCGACGAAGCTCTGACTCTCATTGATGAGGTCATGGACAAAAACGGCGAAGTAAAGAACTGCTTTCGTATCCTCCAGCAATGGGCCCTGGAAA GTATAGCTTCCGTCACCGCCGACATCAGGCTGCGCTGTTTGAAGGACCCGCTCGATCCAACATCTGACGGTGCCGCCATACTAGAGGACATAAAGGTTGCTTTTACTTCCATACAAAAGCTCGGCTACCGGTTTCCGTACTTCCACTACTTGAGGACGCCCACTTGGCGACGTTTCGAAAAAGCTATGGACGACTTCACAGA GCGCACATACCGTCTCATCGAAGAAGCAGCCCGGCGTATGGAGTGTCAAAAGCTGGAAACCGAGTCAACTGTATTACGAAGCCTGCTACTGGAAAAGAAGTTGACCTTTGGAGAAATTTTCACATTCACTAGCGATTTCATTCTCTCAGGCGTTGATACG ACGGCGTTTGCAACGACCTGCCTGCTGTTCCAATTAGCGAAGAATGGAGAAGCTCAGAAGAAAGCGCGCGATGAAATTCTGAATGCTACTCGGGAGAACTCGGGCTTGATAGCGCCAGAACAAATTGAGAAAATGCTGTTCCTGAAGGCGTGCCTCAGAGAAAGCCTAAG GTTGAACCCACCTGCTCCTGGAATTTACAGAATACTGGAACGTGACGTTGTGTTGTCCGGCTACGTGGTCTCAGCTGGG GTGCCTATCTTTGTAGATTACTACGTCGCTGGACGCATCAAGGAAAATTTTAGCCATCCAGAGCTGTTCCTACCTGAGCGCTGGCTGAAAGAGCAGCCAGAAAACCTGCACCATGACAGATACGCATCCCTTCCGTTTAGCTTTGGACCGCGGATGTGTCCTGGCCGAACAACAGCGGAGCTCCACGCATGCCTTCTTGTAGCCAAG ATTTTGCTGAAGTACGAGGTTCATTGTGAGAAAGAAGACATCGGGTTTCATGGACGGTTGGGCAACGTACCGAATGACTCAGTCGACTTCTCTTTCAAAAACGTTTCTACGCCAGCTGTATCAAAAATGGCTTAA